The Xylophilus rhododendri region ATCAGCGTGGAGACGGCGACGATGGCGAAATCCAGCGGCCCGTTCTGCTTCCAGGCCGCCAGCAGGCCGGCCGGCACCGCGATGGCCGCGGCCATGGCGACCGCGCTCAGCACGATGGAGGCGCTGACCTGGAAACGCTCCAGGATCAGCGGCAGCACCGGCTGGTCGCTGGTGATGGAGCGGCCCAGGTCGCCCGCCAGCACATGCTGCAGCCAGTGCAGGAACTGGCTCCACAGCGGCAGGTCGAGGCCCAGCTGCTGGCGCAACTGGGCGATCTGGGCGGCATCCGCGCCGTCGCCCAGCATCAGCTGGGCGGGATCGCCGGGCACCATGCGGATCAGCGTGAACACCGCCACCGCCGCCAGCAACAGCGTGGGCAGCGAGGAGGCGATGCGGCGGACGACGTAGGCGAGCATGGCCGGGTCCGTCCCGTCAGCCGATGGCGGCCGGCGCGGGCGCGGAACTCTCCGGCTGGATCTGCATGTCCAGGGTGAAGCGGCTGAACTCCTTGTTGAGCGCCGGCAGCATCGCCACCTCCATCACGCCCAGGGCCGGCTCCATCACCACCATGGCGACGGTGGCGCTGAGGTTGGTGGTCAGGCTCTGGCGCGGCGGGCGGCAGACGGCCCAGGGCGTCTCGAAGTCGTCGAACAGGGCGGCCTTCATCGAATCGAGGGTGACCTGGCCGGCCCTGGCCTGCGGCTCCAGCAGGGAGCGCACGCGCAGGTCGCGGTAGAGGCTGTCGGGCATGTTCGCCACGCCGGCCTCCTTGAGCTTGGACAGGGCCACCGGGCTCTGCCAGTGGTTGGCATGCACGATCAGGCCGTCGCTGGGGTGCAGCAGGAAGGTCTCGTCCGGCGCGCATTCGAAGTCGATGGCGATGCCGTGCACATGGCTCAGGATGTTGTTGACCGAGGCCGACTTGGGCGTGGTGTAGATGCAGTGCATGGCCAGCGCCAGGCGCTGCTGCTCCAGCACCTTGCGCCGCACGAAGGCCACCGGCAGGCCGACCTGGCGGTAGTCGCGGTCGGATTCGAGGTAGTTGGCGGTGATGGCGATGCCGGCCGCGTTCAGGCCCACGCGGGCCAGCTGGCCGGCCTCGCAGAAGGTCATCAGGTCGGGGCCGTCCTCGCGCCGCACCTTCAGCACCACCGCGGTCTCGGCGCATTCGGCCTTCCAGTCCCAGTTCAGGCCGTGCAGCAGGCGGCCGGAGGCGGTGGCCTCGCGGGTGGCCACCACGCCGGTGCAGCCGTCGGGCTCGGCATCGACGATGTCGCCGGGCTGCAGCGGCTGCTCGCCCCGGGCGCGCCGCTTGGCCAGCTGCAGCAGCTCGGTGCGGGCGTTGAGCAGCACGATGGCCTCGAAGGGCTGGCCCGCGCCCTGCGCCATGCCGCGCATTTCCTCGACATAGGCGGGCTCGAACTTCTCGATCACCGGCAGGTACTGGGCCACGGCGGCCACGATGTCGTCCCAGCCGAACTTGGCCGCCGCCAGCTGCGCGATGTAGTGGCCGGCGCCGATGCGGATGCGCTCGGCGGCCTGGCTGCCGTAGGAGACGCCGCGCTCGAAGGGGGCGCCGGAAACTTCGATGAATTGGCAGGGCTTGACCATGGGTGCGCTTCTTGCTGCAGGTTTTGAACGGCTTGTCGTTTGAATTATGTGGATATAAAACGCAACGAGCAAGCGCTTGATCGTTGCTGAATCCAAGATGAAATACGAATGGTGAAAATACTGTTCTCGACTTGGTGGTTTTATGTGATCATTTAAATCTCATGCCCTGGATCGATTCCGGCCGGCATCCGAGACAATGGACCGCATGACCGCCACGCCACCGGAACCCAAGTTGTCGCCCCTGCACCTCCAGCTCGCCGCCCAGGTGGTGGAGCTGGCCCGCGGCCGCGCCCTGCCCGCCGGCTCCGCGCTGACCGAGCTGGGCCTGGCCCAGCAACTGGGGGTGTCGCGCACGCCCATGCGTGCGGTGCTGGGCTTTCTGGCGGCGCGGGGCGTGGTCGAGCGCGACGGCGACGGCAAGCGCACCGGCTGGCGCCTGCGCCGCGATGCCGCCGGGCTCGCGCCGGTCGAACTCGAGGCGCCGGTGGCCGACGCCGACCGCCTCTTCGTCGAGATCGCCCGCGACCGCCTGACCGAGCAGCTGCCGGTCGATGTGTCCGAGGCCGACCTGATCCGCCGCTACGGCGTCAGCCGCCCGACCGTGCTGAAGGTGATGAACCGGCTGGCCGAGGTGGGCCAGGTGGAGCGCAAGTCCGGCCGCGGCTGGACCTTCATCCCGCCCTCCTACGACACCGCCACCCGCCTGGAGAGCTTCCGTTTCCGCATGCTGATCGAGCCCGCCGCCCTGCTTGAACCCGGCTGGAAGCTGGACCCGGCCTGGGCGCAGAACATGCGCCAGCGCCACGAGGACATGCTCGCCCGCCCCTGGCAGGACAGCAGCGCGGTGGCCCTGTTCGAGCTCAACGCGGAATTCCACGCCGGCCTGGCCGCGGCCTCGCAGAACCGGTTCTTCCAGCTCGCGGTCGAGCAGCAGAACCGCCTGCGGCGCTTCGTCAACCTGAACTGGAAATACGGCCGGGAGCGTGTCGAAGTCTCCTGCCGCGAGCACCTGGAGATCCTCGAGCGGGCCGAATCCGGCGCGCTCGAGGTGGCCGCCTCCCTGATGCGCCTGCACCTGCAGCGCGCCAGCGCCCTGCCCCAGGAAAAGACCTGAGCCCGCCCCGGGCACCCACGGAGCACCATCGCCATGAACCCATCCGCCAGCCCGCCAGACAAACGCTATCCCGCCGTCCTCCGCACCCGCCTGCGCCACAGCGATTTCGCCCCGCGCGAGCAGCGCCCGCGCTGGCCGGGCGGCGCGCAGTGCGCGGTGGTGATCACGGTGGATTACGACGGCGCCTCCAACGAGGCCGGCCGCGGCTGGCCCGCGCTGGGCATCCATTCGGCCGGGCGCTACTCGGCGCGGCGCGGCGTGCAGCGCTACCTCGACCTGCTGGAGCGCCGCGCCGTGCCCTGCACCTTCTTCGTGCCGGGCTACGACGCCGAGCGCTTTCCGCAGTCGGTGCGCGACATCGCCGCCGCCGGCCACGAGATCGGCGCCCACGGCTATCTGCACGAGAACTTCCTGCTGCAGCCCGACGAGGAAGTGCGCCGCCTGGGCCTGACCCACCGCATCCTGGGCGATCTGACCGGCAAGGCGCCGCGCGGCTGGCGCTCGCCGGGCGGCCAGAAGACGGCCGTCACGCTCGACACCCTGCAGGCCCTGGGCTACGCCTACGACTCCAGCGACAAGGACAGCGACATGCCCTATCTGCTGCGCATGCGCGACGGCGGATCCATGGTGGAGATACCCAACAACACCCTGAGCCTGGACGACTACCCTTGGTATGCCGTCTCGCGCACGCCGGTATCGGAGGTGCAGGCCCAGTGGTGCCGCGAGTTCGACGCCATCCACGCGGCCGGCGGCTTCTACATGCTGGTGGTGCATCCGCGCGCCAGCTGGGGCTCGGGCATGCCCTCGCGGGCGCATGCGGTGGAGAACGTGATCCGCCACATCCAGCAGCATCCGGGCGCGCGTTTCATGGAGCTGCAGGAGCTGGCCGACTGGGTCGCGTCGGATCCGTCGCAGTACGACGAGATGGCGATTTCCGGTGCCGGCGGCACCTCGGTCCTCTGAGCCAGGCAGGAGCGCACCCATGCAGAACACCCACCCACTTCCCGCAGGCCTGGCGCGGCATCCGGCCACGATCAGCATCAATGTGGACATCGAGGCGGTCGATGCCCTCGGCGCCGGCGAGGCCGGCCTGTTCGGCAAGTTCAGCTACGGCCGCTACGGCCTGCGCGAAGGCCTGCCCCGGCTGCTGGCGCTGCTGCGCCAGACCGGCATCCGGGCCACCTTCTTCGTGGTGCCGGCCGATGCGCTGCGCCATCCGCGCATGCTCGAAGCCCTGGCGGCCGACGGCCACGAGATCGCAGTGCAGACCAGCATCTGGCTGCCCGCCCATCCGACCGAAGGCAGCGAGGACCTCGACAGCCTGGCCCAGGCCTGCGAAACCCTGCGCGGCCTGACCGGCCAGGCGCCGCTGGGCTGGCGCGCCGCCAACGGCATCGTCACCACTGGCGCGCTGCGGCGCCTGGCCGAGCTGGGCATGACCTACGACAGCAGCTTCCTCGACGACGACCTGCCCTACGTGATGGGCGAGGGCGCGGCCCGGCTGGTCGAGCTGCCGGTCTTCGATTACCTGAACGACAGCATCTTCTACGGCGGCCGCCATCCCACCGACCGCGTCGCCAAGGTCTGGCAGGAGGAAACCACCGCCATGCTGGAGGCCGGCGCCTACCTGCACCTGGTGCTGCACAGCCGCGGCGACGTGGGCACCGCCCGCGAGATCCGCGTCGACGTGCTGGCCCGCTGGCTGGAGCGCACCGCCGCGCTGCCGGGCGTGGCCTTCTACCGCTGCTGCGACCTGGCGCGGATCTGGCTGGAGGGCACGCCGGCCGAGGCGGTCGAGGCCTTCGCCTCCTGAGGCCGCGTCAGGACGGCCGGTTCGCCTTCAGCGCGAGATGCGGCCCCAGGTCGCGCCGCGCCTGGTCTTCCAGCAGCCCGAGCGTGACCGAAACGCCGGCCGCGCGCAGGATCGCGATGCCCTGGCCGTCGTTGCGCGGGTCCGGGTCCAGCATCGCCACGTACACCGTCTTCACGCCACGCTCCACCAGGGTCTTCGCGCAGGAGGGCGTGCGGCCGTGGAAGGAGCAGGGCTCCAGGGTGACGAAGGCCGTCACGTCTTCGAGGCCGCCTTCGAGCTGCGCCAAAGCGCCGGCCTCGGCATGCGGATTGCCGGGCGGCTGGGTGTGGGCGCTGGCCACGATGGCGCTGCCGCGCACCAGCACGCAGCCGACCGGCGGGTTGGGAAGGCAGTCCGGCAGGGCACGCCGGCCTTCGGCGAGGGCGGCCTGCATGAAGCGGCGGGCGGTATCGGCATCCATGGCAGGAGCCTAACAGCGCGGGGTGGCTGGCTTTGACCCGGCGGCGACCGGGGCCGGGGCGCGCTGGGTAATCTTGCGGGTCCATGTCCGATTCCCTCACCGATCCCGCCACCGATCCGCCGCTCGCGGCATCCCCTCTCATCGGCCGGCCGCATGCGCGGCGGCTGCGCGACATCTACCGCTCGGCCGGCTGGCCGAGCCAGGACCTGGTCGAGGTCGAACTGCTGAGTGCCGGCCTGGTGCAGCAGCTGCACGACAGCCACGGCCGCATGTCGCTGCGGGTGACCGAGCAAGGCCTGGCGCTGATGGCGCGCAGCCTGGCCGGCAACCGCGCCGCGCTGTCGTCCCACCAGGCGCTGGAGGAGCAGGTGGCGCGGGCGATGCAGCGCGCCGGGCGCATCGTCTGGCGCGGCCTGGCCCTGCGCGCCCAGGTGCCCTGCGACGCGCCCGCCGCCGGGGCGGATGCCGCGCAGCTGGAAGACGCCGATGCGCCCCGCCCCTCGCGCTGGTGCATCGCCAAGCCGGATGTCTTCTCGATCCGCAACACCTCGGTCGAGGCCTATCTCGCACCGGTGGTGCACGAGATCAAGGTGCGCCGCTCCGATCTGCTGTCCGACCTGCGCAATCCCGCCAAGCGGGCGGCCTACCTCGATGTCAGCAGCGAATGCTGGTACGTGCTGGGCCCGGACGGCCACGGCCGGCCGATCGGCAGCGCGGAAGAAATCCCGCCCGAATGCGGCGTGATGCTGGCCGAGGGCGACCCCGCCCGGCCGCGCCTGACGGTGGCCCGCCCCGCGCCCCGCCGCGCCCGCACCCTGCCCTTCGGCCTGTGGCTGGCGCTGGCCAAGGCGACGCCGCTGCCGGTGCTGGGCGATGACGACCAGGCCCTGCTCTCACCCTGCGAGGATGATCCCGCCGCCAGCTCCTGAAAGCGTGCCGGCGCCACGCCAGGGCGCGGCCTCGTCCGACGGCCACGGCGGCGCCGGCCGCGCATGCTGTCCGGTCGGCATGGCGCGCAGGGACGGTCATGCCTTTTCCTCCATCCAACCGCGACCCGCAGGAGAGACCAGCATGATCGAGAAGTTCGCCACCGTTCATTGGGAAGGTGCAGGCAAGGCCGGCAAGGGCGCCATCAGCACCCAGACCGCGGCCCTGAAGGCGCAGCCCTACGGCTTCGCCACCCGCTTCGAGAACGACACCCAGGGCACCAACCCGGAAGAGCTGCTGGCGGCGGCGCATGCGGCCTGCTTCAGCATGGCTTTCGCCTTCGCCGCCGAGAAGGCGGGCTTTCCGACCGCCTCGGTGGACACCAAGGCCCTGGTGCGCCTGGCGCCCGAGGGCGGCGGCTTCAAGATCGACCGCATCGCCCTCACACTCGACGCCAGCGTGCCGAACATCGACGAGGCCAAGTTCCAGGAGATCGCCCAGGGCGCCAAGCAGAACTGCCCCCTGTCCAAGGCGCTGGCCTCGGTGCCCGAGATCACGCTGACCGCCACGCTGCGCAAGTAGCCAGGGAGATCCCATGAACACCCAGACTTCCCTGCTGCGCCAGGTTTGTGTGCTGGCCGCCGGCTGCATGCTCGGCCTGGCCGCCCATGCGGCCGTCCCGGGCGGCTGCAATGCCAACGAAGCCCGCAACGATCCGGCCGCCTGCAAACGTGAATCCGGCGCCGCCAAGCTGGAGGCCAAGCGCGGCAACCTCACATCGCCGGGCGCCGCCGCGGGCCGCAACGCGGCCGACCGCTGCCGCGACCTGACCGGCGGTGAAAAGACCGATTGCCTGACCCGCATGAGCGGCGGCGGCACCAGCAGCACCACCACCTCGGCCGGCGGCGCCAGCACCAGCAGTTCCACCTCCAGCAATGCCAGCGGCAGCGTGGAAGGCGGCGGCGTGATCCGGGAGACCACGACCACCACCACGACCACGGTGCCGGCCAAGCCCTGAGGGCGGCTGCGGCCGGCGCGGCTCAGGCCGCCCGGCTGCTCGCGGCCGTCGGCGCCTGCCAGCGCGCCATCAGTTCCGCCTCGCGCTGCCTGGCAGCGGCCAGGTTGCGCTCCTTGACGTGGCCGTAGCCCTTGATCATCTCGGGCAGGCGGGCGATCTCCAGCGCCAGCGCCATGTCGCCGCCGGCTTCGATGCCGGCCAGCAGCGTCTCCACCGTGGCGAGGTATGCATCCACCAGCGCGCGCTCGGTGCGGCGCTCCTCGGTCCGGCCGAAGGGGTCGAAGGCGGTACCGCGCAGGAACTTCATCCGGGCCAGCAGCCGGAAGGCTGGCAGCATCCAGGGTCCGAAGCGCTGCTTGACCGGCTCGCCACGGGCATTGCGTTTGCCCAGGATGGGCGGCGCCAGGTGGTAGTGCAGCCGGAAGTCGCCCTCGAACATTGCTTCGATCTTCTGCAGGAAACCGCTGTCGGCCTGCAGCCGCGCCACCTCGTATTCGTCCTTGTAGGCCATCAGCTTGAACAGCGATTTCGCCACCGCCTCGGCCAGGGCCTGGCGCTGGCCGCCCGCGGCCACCCGCTCGACCAGCAGGCGGTAGCGCTCGGCATAGGCGGCGTTCTGGTAGGCGGTGAGGAACTCGACCCGGCGCGCGACGATGCCGGTGAGCGACTCGCGCGGCTGGAAGGCGATCACCTGGGCGGGCGTGACCAGGGCCTCCACCGCCTGCGGCCGGTGTGCCGCCTGGCGGCCCCAGAGGAAGGCGGTCTTGTTGGCCTCGATGGCCACGCCGTTGAGTTCGATCGCCCGCATCAGCGCTGCCTGCCCCAGCGGAATCCAGCCGCGCTGCCAGGCATAGCCCAGCAGCATGGGGTTGATGTAGAGGCTGTCGCCCATGAGGCGGGTGGCGGCGGTTTCCGCATCGAAGCCGCCCAGGCCTTGCGCGCCGACCAGCCGCGTCAGCTCGGCGGCGCAGGCGTTCGACGGGTTCTGCCAGTCGGCCTGCCGCACGAAGGCGGCCGTCGGTGTGCCGTGGCTGTTCAGCGCGACATGGCTGCGGCCGGCGCGCAGGCGGTCGGTGGTCTCGTGGTGCACGGCCACCAGCGGATCGCAGGCCAGCACCAGGTCGGCCGCGGCGGTGCCGACACGGGTGGTGAGGATGTCGTCCTGCCGCTCGGCGATCAGCACATGGCTCCAGGTGGCGCCGCCCTTCTGCGCCAGGCCGGCTGCATCCTGGGTGACGATGCCCTTGCCCTCCAGGTGCGCCGCCACGCCCAGCAGCTGGCCGATGGTGATCACGCCGGTGCCGCCCACGCCGGCCACCACGCCGCCCCAGGGCTGGCCGGAGCGGCCCGACAGCGATGGCAGCTGCGGCTCGGGCAGCTCGCCCAGTTCCGCCGGTGTCGGCGCCTGCGCCTTGGCCTTCTTCTTCAGCTGGCCGCCGGACACTTCCACGAAGCTCGGGCAGAAGCCCTTGAGGCAGCTGGTGTCCTTGTTGCAACTGCTCTGGTTGATGGTGCGCTTGCGGCCGAACGGCGTCTCCAGCGGCTCCACCGACAGGCAATTGCTCTGCACGCCGCAGTCGCCGCAGCCCTCGCAGACCAGGTCGTTGATGACGATGCGGGTGGCCGGGTCGGCCAGGGTGCCGCGTTTCCTGCGGCGGCGCTTTTCGGTGGCGCAGGTCTGGTCGTAGATGAGGATGCTGGTGCCAGCCACCTCGCGCAGTTCGCGCTGGGTGGCATCGAGTTCGTCGCGGTGCCGCACGGGGGGATCGCCCGCGATCTTCACGCCCTGGTACTTGGACGGATCGTCCGTCACGATCACCAGCCGCGCCACGCCTTCGGCCTGCAGGCTCTGGCAGATCTGCAGCACGCTGTGGCCCTCGGGCCGCTCGCCGACCTGCTGGCCGCCGGTCATCGCCACCGCGTCGTTGTAGAGGATCTTGTAGGTGATGTTCACGCCCGAGGCGATGGCCTGGCGGATCGCCATCAGCCCGCTGTGGAAGTAGGTGCCGTCGCCCAGGTTGGCGAAGATGTGCTTCTCGGTGGTGAAGGGCTGCTGGCCCACCCAGGGCACGCCCTCGCCGCCCATCTGGGTGAAGCCCAGTGTCTCGCGGTCCATCCAGGTGGCCATGTAGTGGCAGCCGATGCCGCCCATGGCGCGCGAGCCTTCCGGCACCACGGTGCTGGTGTTGTGCGGGCAGCCCGAGCAGAACCAGGGCGTGCGTTCGGCCCCGCCCACGGCGGCTGCGGCATGCGCGGCGGCTTCCTGCGCATCGAGGATGGCCAGCTGCGCCTGCACCCGCGCCGCCACCTCGCCATGGTCGCGCAGCAGTCCCAGCTTGCCGATGCGGCGCGCGATGGCGCGGGCGATGAGGGCCGGCGACAGGTCGGCATTGGCGCGCAGCAGGGTGCCGCCGCTGGGGTTGGGCATGCTCCATTCGCCGCCGGAGAAGTCGCCCTCCACCTCGTCGAACTTGCCCAGCACCGTGGGCCGCACGTCGGGCCGCCAGTTGTAGAGCTCTTCCTTGATCTGGTATTCGATGACCTGGCGTTTTTCCTCGACGACCAGGATCTCCTGCAGGCCGGTGGCGAAGGCCCGCGTCAGCTGGGCTTCCAGCGGCCAGACCACACCCACCTTGTGCAGGCGGATGCCCAACCGGCGGCAGGTGTCGTCGTCCAGGCCCAGGTCGGTCAGCGCCTGGCGGGTGTCGTTCCAGGCCTTGCCGCTGGCGATGATGCCCAGGCGGTCGTTCGGACCTTCGACGGCGGTGTAGTTGAGCTTGTTGGCCCGGATATAGGCGAGCGCGGCGTACCACTTGAAGTCCATCAGCCGCGCTTCCTGCTCCAGCGGCGGATCGGGCCAGCGCACATGCAGGCCGCCGGGCGGCATTTCGAAATCGGTGGGGATGACGATCTTCACCCGCTCCGGATCGATGAGGGCGGTGGCGCTGGATTCGACGATCTCCTGGATCGTCTTCAAACCCGACCACACACCCGCGAAACGGCTGAGCGCGAAGGCATGCAGCCCCAGGTCCAGGATCTCCTGCACATTGGCCGGGAAGAACACCGGCAGGCCGCAGGCCTTGAAGATGTGGTCGCTCTGGTGGGCGGCGGTGCTGCTCTTGGCGATATGGTCGTCGCCCGCCACCGCGATCACGCCGCCGAGCGGGCTGGTGCCCGCCATGTTGGCGTGCTTGAAGACGTCTGAGCAGCGGTCCACGCCCGGGCCCTTGCCGTACCAGAGGCCGAACACGCCGTCGTACTTCTGCTGCTCGGGCGCCGTGTAGGCCAGGGTCTGCGTGCCCCAGACGGCGGTGGCGGCCAGCTCCTCGTTCACGCCCGGCTGGAACACCACATGCTGCGCGGCCAGGTATTTCTGTGCCTTCCACAGCGCCTGGTCGTAGCCGCCGAGCGGCGAGCCCCGGTAGCCGCTGACGAAGCCGGCGGTGTTGTGGCCGGCCAGCAGGTCGCGCTGGCGCTGCAGCATCGGCAGCCTCACCAGGGCCTGCACGCCGCTCATGAAGGCGCGGCCGTGGTCCAGGCTGTAGCGGTCGTCGAGGCTGGCTTCGGCCAGCGCACGCAGGACGGAATCGGGCAGGGGGGCATTCATCGCTTTGTCTCCTGTGTTGACCGCTTTTTTGGCGCGCGGCTTTTTGTCGGATCAGTGTAGGTTTTGCCCCCGGATAGGTGTTTGCGTTTATTGCCTCCAAACAGGGGTCTGGAGAAAGATCCTTTCTCTAAGAGAGGGCATATGAAGACGATCGACCGTTTCGACCTGGCCATCCTGCGCGAACTGCAGTCCGACGCCCGCCTGACCAATGCCGAGCTGGCCCAGCGGGTGGGCCTGTCGGCCGCGCCCTGCTGGCGCCGGGTGCGGGCGCTGGAGGAGTCCGGCTACATCCTGGGCTACCACGCGTCGCTCAACCGCCAGAAGCTGGGCCTGGGCGTGATGGCCTTCGTGCGCCTGGATGCCGAGCGCAATTCGGCCGGCGCCCTGCGCGAGCTGGAAGAGGCCGTGCGCCAGCTGCCGGAGGTGATCAGCTGCCACTACATCAGCGGCACCGGCACCTTCGAGCTGCAGGTGGTGGCCGAGGACCTGGACAGCTTCTCGCGCTTCGCCCTGCAGCGCCTGGCCGGGCTGCCGCAGGTCAAGGATTTGCACACCAGTTTTTCGCTGGGCGAGGTGAAGTCGCCGGCCGGACTGCCGCTGGGCCATCTGGTGCCGCAAAGCTAGCCTCTGGCGATGGACCACCGGTCCGTTCGTCGGGCCGGCCGGTGCTTCCCTGTGGACGGCGCGGAATCGGCGTCGCGGCGCTGCAATGGGGCTCCATCCACTTGGAGCGCCGCCATGTCCTTTCCGAGTAATGCCACGGCTTCCCTGAACCCGCCCGCCATCCCGCAGCTGCTGCACATCGTGCAGCCGCCCTGGCACGATCCCCATCGGCGCGAGGACTTCGGACCCGACCTGGACGAGGAACGGTCCGGCCGCGCCAGCCCCGAGGATTTCGAGCCTCTGCACGAAGCGGCTCCCGCCCTCTACGACACCCGCGTCGGCGGCAGGACGGTGAGCGACTGGCTGCGCGGCTTCGGCCAGTCCGCCTGGCAGCCGCCCGCGGCCGGCGAAGCGGCGCCGGAGACCTTGCGCAGCGAGGTGATCAATGCTCTCGGCGGGCGCAGGAGCGAGCTGGGAGCCGAGGCCTCGCGCCAGTTCAGCCGGCTCGGCCGCCACCTGCACCAGCTGAAGAGGATTCGCGACCACTTCGCAGAGGAGCATCCGGACCGGCGCGACGAAGTCCATGCCGCCGCCCGGGAATTGATGGCAAGGGCGGTCGAGCGGATGTCGCACGGCCGGGGCGAGGGCGACGCCGCCGCCACCCTGATGC contains the following coding sequences:
- a CDS encoding polysaccharide deacetylase family protein, with protein sequence MQNTHPLPAGLARHPATISINVDIEAVDALGAGEAGLFGKFSYGRYGLREGLPRLLALLRQTGIRATFFVVPADALRHPRMLEALAADGHEIAVQTSIWLPAHPTEGSEDLDSLAQACETLRGLTGQAPLGWRAANGIVTTGALRRLAELGMTYDSSFLDDDLPYVMGEGAARLVELPVFDYLNDSIFYGGRHPTDRVAKVWQEETTAMLEAGAYLHLVLHSRGDVGTAREIRVDVLARWLERTAALPGVAFYRCCDLARIWLEGTPAEAVEAFAS
- a CDS encoding C45 family autoproteolytic acyltransferase/hydolase, giving the protein MVKPCQFIEVSGAPFERGVSYGSQAAERIRIGAGHYIAQLAAAKFGWDDIVAAVAQYLPVIEKFEPAYVEEMRGMAQGAGQPFEAIVLLNARTELLQLAKRRARGEQPLQPGDIVDAEPDGCTGVVATREATASGRLLHGLNWDWKAECAETAVVLKVRREDGPDLMTFCEAGQLARVGLNAAGIAITANYLESDRDYRQVGLPVAFVRRKVLEQQRLALAMHCIYTTPKSASVNNILSHVHGIAIDFECAPDETFLLHPSDGLIVHANHWQSPVALSKLKEAGVANMPDSLYRDLRVRSLLEPQARAGQVTLDSMKAALFDDFETPWAVCRPPRQSLTTNLSATVAMVVMEPALGVMEVAMLPALNKEFSRFTLDMQIQPESSAPAPAAIG
- a CDS encoding polysaccharide deacetylase family protein, with the protein product MNPSASPPDKRYPAVLRTRLRHSDFAPREQRPRWPGGAQCAVVITVDYDGASNEAGRGWPALGIHSAGRYSARRGVQRYLDLLERRAVPCTFFVPGYDAERFPQSVRDIAAAGHEIGAHGYLHENFLLQPDEEVRRLGLTHRILGDLTGKAPRGWRSPGGQKTAVTLDTLQALGYAYDSSDKDSDMPYLLRMRDGGSMVEIPNNTLSLDDYPWYAVSRTPVSEVQAQWCREFDAIHAAGGFYMLVVHPRASWGSGMPSRAHAVENVIRHIQQHPGARFMELQELADWVASDPSQYDEMAISGAGGTSVL
- a CDS encoding GntR family transcriptional regulator, giving the protein MTATPPEPKLSPLHLQLAAQVVELARGRALPAGSALTELGLAQQLGVSRTPMRAVLGFLAARGVVERDGDGKRTGWRLRRDAAGLAPVELEAPVADADRLFVEIARDRLTEQLPVDVSEADLIRRYGVSRPTVLKVMNRLAEVGQVERKSGRGWTFIPPSYDTATRLESFRFRMLIEPAALLEPGWKLDPAWAQNMRQRHEDMLARPWQDSSAVALFELNAEFHAGLAAASQNRFFQLAVEQQNRLRRFVNLNWKYGRERVEVSCREHLEILERAESGALEVAASLMRLHLQRASALPQEKT
- a CDS encoding Lrp/AsnC family transcriptional regulator translates to MKTIDRFDLAILRELQSDARLTNAELAQRVGLSAAPCWRRVRALEESGYILGYHASLNRQKLGLGVMAFVRLDAERNSAGALRELEEAVRQLPEVISCHYISGTGTFELQVVAEDLDSFSRFALQRLAGLPQVKDLHTSFSLGEVKSPAGLPLGHLVPQS
- a CDS encoding bifunctional diaminohydroxyphosphoribosylaminopyrimidine deaminase/5-amino-6-(5-phosphoribosylamino)uracil reductase RibD, which translates into the protein MDADTARRFMQAALAEGRRALPDCLPNPPVGCVLVRGSAIVASAHTQPPGNPHAEAGALAQLEGGLEDVTAFVTLEPCSFHGRTPSCAKTLVERGVKTVYVAMLDPDPRNDGQGIAILRAAGVSVTLGLLEDQARRDLGPHLALKANRPS
- a CDS encoding OsmC family peroxiredoxin, encoding MIEKFATVHWEGAGKAGKGAISTQTAALKAQPYGFATRFENDTQGTNPEELLAAAHAACFSMAFAFAAEKAGFPTASVDTKALVRLAPEGGGFKIDRIALTLDASVPNIDEAKFQEIAQGAKQNCPLSKALASVPEITLTATLRK
- a CDS encoding indolepyruvate ferredoxin oxidoreductase family protein, with translation MNAPLPDSVLRALAEASLDDRYSLDHGRAFMSGVQALVRLPMLQRQRDLLAGHNTAGFVSGYRGSPLGGYDQALWKAQKYLAAQHVVFQPGVNEELAATAVWGTQTLAYTAPEQQKYDGVFGLWYGKGPGVDRCSDVFKHANMAGTSPLGGVIAVAGDDHIAKSSTAAHQSDHIFKACGLPVFFPANVQEILDLGLHAFALSRFAGVWSGLKTIQEIVESSATALIDPERVKIVIPTDFEMPPGGLHVRWPDPPLEQEARLMDFKWYAALAYIRANKLNYTAVEGPNDRLGIIASGKAWNDTRQALTDLGLDDDTCRRLGIRLHKVGVVWPLEAQLTRAFATGLQEILVVEEKRQVIEYQIKEELYNWRPDVRPTVLGKFDEVEGDFSGGEWSMPNPSGGTLLRANADLSPALIARAIARRIGKLGLLRDHGEVAARVQAQLAILDAQEAAAHAAAAVGGAERTPWFCSGCPHNTSTVVPEGSRAMGGIGCHYMATWMDRETLGFTQMGGEGVPWVGQQPFTTEKHIFANLGDGTYFHSGLMAIRQAIASGVNITYKILYNDAVAMTGGQQVGERPEGHSVLQICQSLQAEGVARLVIVTDDPSKYQGVKIAGDPPVRHRDELDATQRELREVAGTSILIYDQTCATEKRRRRKRGTLADPATRIVINDLVCEGCGDCGVQSNCLSVEPLETPFGRKRTINQSSCNKDTSCLKGFCPSFVEVSGGQLKKKAKAQAPTPAELGELPEPQLPSLSGRSGQPWGGVVAGVGGTGVITIGQLLGVAAHLEGKGIVTQDAAGLAQKGGATWSHVLIAERQDDILTTRVGTAAADLVLACDPLVAVHHETTDRLRAGRSHVALNSHGTPTAAFVRQADWQNPSNACAAELTRLVGAQGLGGFDAETAATRLMGDSLYINPMLLGYAWQRGWIPLGQAALMRAIELNGVAIEANKTAFLWGRQAAHRPQAVEALVTPAQVIAFQPRESLTGIVARRVEFLTAYQNAAYAERYRLLVERVAAGGQRQALAEAVAKSLFKLMAYKDEYEVARLQADSGFLQKIEAMFEGDFRLHYHLAPPILGKRNARGEPVKQRFGPWMLPAFRLLARMKFLRGTAFDPFGRTEERRTERALVDAYLATVETLLAGIEAGGDMALALEIARLPEMIKGYGHVKERNLAAARQREAELMARWQAPTAASSRAA